In a single window of the Drosophila subpulchrella strain 33 F10 #4 breed RU33 chromosome X, RU_Dsub_v1.1 Primary Assembly, whole genome shotgun sequence genome:
- the LOC119556007 gene encoding microsomal glutathione S-transferase 1 isoform X2, with translation MLNPELISLENQVFRCYLGWSAVLVLKIFATGIYTGLMRFFTATFANPEDLMSPKLKVKFDDPNVERVRRAHRNDLENILPFFAIGLLYVLTNPAAFLAINLFRAVGIARIVHTLVYAVVVVPQPSRALAFFVALGATVYMALQVVLSAAF, from the exons ATGCTTAATCCCGAACTAATTTCCCTGGAGAATCAGGTGTTCCGATGCTACCTGGGATGGTCGGCTGTATTGGTGCTCAAGATCTTCGCCACGGGCATTTATACGGGGCTGATGCGTTTCTTTACGGCC ACCTTCGCCAACCCCGAGGACCTGATGTCGCCCAAGCTGAAGGTCAAGTTCGACGATCCGAATGTGGAGCGTGTGCGTCGTGCCCACCGCAACGACTTGGAGAACATCCTGCCCTTCTTCGCCATCGGCCTGCTCTACGTCCTGACCAACCCGGCCGCCTTCCTGGCCATCAATCTGTTCCGGGCCGTGGGCATCGCCCGCATCGTCCACACGCTCGTCTACGCCGTGGTCGTGGTGCCCCAGCCATCCCGCGCCCTCGCCTTCTTCGTGGCCCTGGGCGCCACCGTCTACATGGCCCTGCAGGTCGTCCTCTCGGCCGCCTTCTAG
- the LOC119556007 gene encoding microsomal glutathione S-transferase 1 isoform X1, producing MASPVELLSLSNPVFKSFTFWVGVLVIKMLLMSLLTAVQRFKTKTFANPEDLMSPKLKVKFDDPNVERVRRAHRNDLENILPFFAIGLLYVLTNPAAFLAINLFRAVGIARIVHTLVYAVVVVPQPSRALAFFVALGATVYMALQVVLSAAF from the exons ATGGCCAGCCCCGTGGAACTGCTCAGCCTCTCGAACCCCGTCTTCAAGAGTTTCACCTTTTGGGTCGGTGTTTTGGTCATCAAAATGCTGCTCATGAGCCTGTTGACCGCCGTCCAGCGATTCAAGACGAAG ACCTTCGCCAACCCCGAGGACCTGATGTCGCCCAAGCTGAAGGTCAAGTTCGACGATCCGAATGTGGAGCGTGTGCGTCGTGCCCACCGCAACGACTTGGAGAACATCCTGCCCTTCTTCGCCATCGGCCTGCTCTACGTCCTGACCAACCCGGCCGCCTTCCTGGCCATCAATCTGTTCCGGGCCGTGGGCATCGCCCGCATCGTCCACACGCTCGTCTACGCCGTGGTCGTGGTGCCCCAGCCATCCCGCGCCCTCGCCTTCTTCGTGGCCCTGGGCGCCACCGTCTACATGGCCCTGCAGGTCGTCCTCTCGGCCGCCTTCTAG
- the LOC119556006 gene encoding angiopoietin-related protein 7-like, translating into MKSYFTFFLSFWLLNELSATRAPFKDIFSGQSTENQCNGYCFSILKPLFYRIGQLEESATKNEEVQNLKNQVEKLIDAQTREFDYQREMIKTLTGSIQSLQGEIKNRDSQISGQIEQQFKGITNNDDRVKSLTETVKDLESRLEIMGSQINNQAELIKAKNAEVVNLTLHNKLCTESMSKITDDLLKCNRQDSCPSKGPSDIYKINLKEIGTFEAPCSSNGWLTIQKRFDGSENFNRPWKDYKEGFGNIRGEFFIGLEKLHVMTRERPHELYIKLGKVDGSTGYAHYDEFKIGSELESYVLSIGTYNGTVGDSLDVHRNQKFTTLDRDNDPHKEINCASDEGGGWWYKKCYYSKLNGKFYKEGRTRGKKENGIAWGTWHNYDWTYSLTFVEMMIRPKTL; encoded by the exons ATGAAATCGTACTTCACGTTTTTTCTGTCGTTTTGGCTTTTAAATGAGCTTTCTGCCACGAGAGCCCCATTTAAGGATATATTTTCGGGTCAGTCAACGGAAAATCAGTGCAACGGATATTGTTTTTCTATTCTGAAGCCCCTTTTCTACCGCATTGGGCAACTTGAGGAATCAGCAACAAAAAACGAAGAAGTTCAGAATTTAAAAAACCAAGTAGAAAAACTAATAGATGCGCAAACTAGAGAATTCGATTATCAACGTGAAATGATCAAGACATTGACAGGAAGTATCCAAAGTCTGCAGGgtgaaataaaaaacagaGACTCTCAGATCAGTGGTCAAATTGAACAACAATTCAAAGGCATTACGAATAATGACGACAGAGTAAAATCTCTGACCGAAACTGTAAAAGATTTGGAAAGTAGGCTAGAAATCATGGGTTCCCAAATCAATAATCAAGCAGAATTGATAAAAGCTAAAAATGCCGAGGTAGTGAATTTAACATTACACAACAAATTGTGTACGGAATCCATGAGCAAAATAACCGATGATCTATTGAAGTGCAATCGACAGGACTCCTGCCCCAGCAAAGGTCCTAGTGATATTTACAAAATCAACCTGAAGGAGATAGGTACATTCGAAGCTCCCTGCAGTTCAAATGGTTGGCTAACTATTCAAAAACGATTTGACGGCTCCGAGAACTTCAATCGACCCTGGAAGGACTATAAGGAAGGATTCGGCAACATAAGAGGAGAGTTCTTTATCGGGCTTGAGAAACTGCATGTTATGACTCGGGAACGTCCTCACGAACTTTACATTAAACTTGGCAAGGTGGACGGATCCACAGGCTACGCTCATTATGATGAATTTAAGATTGGAAGTGAACTGGAGTCGTATGTGTTGTCGATAGGGACATATAATGGTACAGTCGGAGACTCTCTAGATGTCCATAGGAACCAAAAGTTTACTACACTTGACAGAGATAATGATCCACATAAAGAAATCAATTGCGCTAGCGATGAAGGGGGTGGTTGGtggtataaaaaatgttattacaG CAAGCTAAATGGAAAGTTTTATAAGGAGGGTCGGACCAGAGGCAAAAAAGAGAATGGAATTGCTTGGGGTACCTGGCATAATTACGATTGGACCTACTCGCTTACCTTTGTGGAAATGATGATCAGGCCCAAGACGTTGTGA